The following is a genomic window from Amycolatopsis acidiphila.
GACGAGAGCAATGCCCACAACGCCCTGGACATCTACCGCCGCTGTGGGTTCGAGGTGACGCAGCGCGTCCACGCCTGGGTGAGGCCGATGCCGTAGACGATGGATCGCGGTGGTGGGTGCCCTCGCCCGCTGGGGTGGCCGCCGCGTGACCGCGGTCGTCGCGTGACCGTGGCCGTCGCGTGGCCGTGGTCGCCGCCAGACGGGCGTGCCGTCGCACCGTCGTTCGGCCTGGCCGCGGGGTTGGCGCTGCTGTCTCGCTGCCGCCGCTGGGGGCCGCGATACCTCGGCCCCCACCGCCGTCGTGCCCCGCCTCGCTGCTGCCGCTGCGCGCCTCGCAGCTGCCGCTGCGCGCCTCGCAGCTGCTGCCGCTCGCCCACGCCGCGCCCTCGGCGTCGCCTCGCTGCTGCCGCTGCGGGCCCCGGTGCCCGCATCGCCCCACTGCCATCCCACCTCGGCCCCACTGCTGCCGCTGCGCGCCCCACTGCTGCCGCTGCGCCTCGCCCGACGGCCGCTCGCCCACGCCGCGCCGTTGGCCCGCCGTCCCGTCGTTGGTCGCCACCGGCGCCCCACCGCTCGGTGCCGCAGTGCCGCTCGTCCCGGCGCTACTGCTGCCACGCCGCCCAGACGCCACTCCCAGCAGGGCGTGCGCGTATCAAGCGCTTGCCCCAGTGGGGTGTCAGGTTGGCCGGTGTGAGCACGACGAGATAGCCGTCGCGTGCCTCCGCGGCGCTGCCTTGGAGGGTGAGCAACATCAGGTCGGTCCGGAACCCCAGGGACGTGGTCGTGGCCGCTCTTCGGTCGCCGGTGACCGGGCGCGCCTGCGGCATCCTACCGGCCACGGCCAATCCGATGATCTTGCTGTGGTAGCCGTCGGCCGGTCAGCGGGGGTGAGGCCGGTGCCGCCGCCGATCGCCCACTGCTTTACTTCACGTATGGAACCCAGTGGGTCACTGACGCTCCGGTATGCCGTCGCCACCGATGTCGGCCAGCGACGGGATGCGAACGAGGACTCGGTTTTCACCAGCTCACGACTGCTGGCCGTCGCCGACGGCATGGGCGGTCACGTGGCCGGCGAGGTCGCCAGCTCAGCGGCGATCGCCGCGGTCACCGACCTGGACCAGCGGCTCGCGGAGGGCGATCTCGACCCCGCCGAGGCCCTGCCGGAGACGGTGGCAGACGCGGTCGGGCGCCTGACAGCCCTGGCCGAGGAGGACCCTGCGCTGCAGGGCATGGGCACGACGATGACGGCGATGCTGTGGGAAGGCACCCGGTTCGTGGTGGCGCATGTCGGGGACTCCCGCGCCTACCGGTTACGAGACGAGCAGCTCGAGCAGATCACCCGCGACCACACCGTGGTGCAGGAGCTGGTCGACCAGGGCCGGATCACCCCCGAGGCCGCCATGACCCATCCCAGCCGCTCGGTGCTGACTCGGGCGCTGCAGAGCGGCGGCCACGCGGACCCGGACGTGTTCGCCGTCGAGGCGAAGGCCGGCGATCGGTACCTGATCTGCTCGGACGGCCTCTCGGACGTAGTGCCGCCGGAACTCCTGGAGGAGACACTGGCGTCGGTCAGCGACCCCGGGGAGGTCGTGCAGAAGCTGATCGAGCTCGCCAACGCCGGCGGTGGCCCGGACAACATCACCTGCGTCGTCGCCGACATCAGCTGACCCTCGCTGCCCGGGGGCCGCCGGCTCAGCACCGCCGGCACTGATCGGGGTGCCGGGCGACGCCGTCTGATCAAACGGCGGCGCTGCCGAG
Proteins encoded in this region:
- a CDS encoding Stp1/IreP family PP2C-type Ser/Thr phosphatase — protein: MEPSGSLTLRYAVATDVGQRRDANEDSVFTSSRLLAVADGMGGHVAGEVASSAAIAAVTDLDQRLAEGDLDPAEALPETVADAVGRLTALAEEDPALQGMGTTMTAMLWEGTRFVVAHVGDSRAYRLRDEQLEQITRDHTVVQELVDQGRITPEAAMTHPSRSVLTRALQSGGHADPDVFAVEAKAGDRYLICSDGLSDVVPPELLEETLASVSDPGEVVQKLIELANAGGGPDNITCVVADIS